The following are from one region of the Methanoculleus caldifontis genome:
- the ftsA gene encoding coenzyme F390 synthetase — MADDRYYSPAMETLPRADLDALVDERIQATVRYAAEHSPFYRRWFERHKIRPEAIRDHEDLRDLPIISGATIRRYQPPNTPEFCFRSVPWDAVFTVNETSGTSGVPKSFFLTWEDWERYAGKYARLFVSQGFERGDRVVVCASYGMNVGANTMTLAARDLGVTVIPEGKCTFPVRVMAHYRPTAVIGSVFKLLRLARRMEAEGIPPQEAGVKRLVVGGESFAPESRRYLEEVWGCPVYNTYGSTEGTMCGECTRQAGLHVPEDLVHFDLYDPRMERFAPDGESGRLVYTTLLEPGRRAGTLLINYDTEDTCRVVSRERCACGRTHMRIENPRREAETVLVAGVPLNRVDVEAAVFAPEHMASLNGEYEAFIYGGEEAGETVLRVSMETLDPAGADPREVEETFLAALFRSVPALAEAYEDGTLRVLCTLTPPGGLELHRVPGRPKRIVDRR, encoded by the coding sequence ATGGCAGACGATCGGTATTACAGCCCGGCGATGGAGACGCTCCCGCGAGCGGATCTCGATGCGCTCGTCGACGAGCGGATCCAGGCCACCGTCCGGTACGCGGCGGAGCATTCCCCCTTCTACCGCCGGTGGTTCGAACGACATAAGATCCGTCCGGAGGCGATCCGGGATCACGAGGACCTCCGCGACCTCCCCATCATCTCCGGGGCGACGATCCGGCGTTACCAGCCCCCGAACACCCCCGAGTTCTGTTTCAGGAGCGTCCCCTGGGATGCGGTCTTCACGGTCAACGAGACCTCGGGGACGAGCGGGGTCCCGAAGAGTTTCTTCCTCACCTGGGAGGACTGGGAGCGGTATGCCGGGAAGTACGCCCGGCTCTTCGTCTCGCAGGGTTTTGAACGGGGCGACCGGGTGGTGGTCTGCGCATCCTACGGGATGAACGTCGGGGCGAACACCATGACGCTCGCCGCCCGGGATCTCGGGGTGACGGTCATCCCGGAGGGGAAGTGCACCTTCCCGGTCAGGGTGATGGCGCACTACCGCCCGACGGCGGTGATCGGGAGCGTCTTCAAGCTCCTCCGGCTCGCCCGCCGGATGGAGGCGGAGGGGATCCCGCCGCAGGAGGCGGGCGTCAAGCGCCTCGTCGTCGGCGGCGAGAGCTTTGCCCCGGAGTCCCGGCGCTACCTGGAAGAGGTCTGGGGCTGCCCGGTCTACAACACCTACGGGAGCACCGAGGGAACGATGTGCGGGGAGTGCACCCGCCAGGCCGGGCTTCACGTCCCCGAAGACCTGGTCCACTTCGACCTCTACGACCCCCGGATGGAGCGGTTCGCCCCGGACGGCGAGAGCGGCCGGCTGGTCTATACGACGCTCCTCGAGCCGGGCAGGAGGGCGGGGACGCTCCTCATCAATTACGACACGGAGGATACCTGCCGGGTCGTCTCCCGGGAGCGGTGCGCATGCGGGCGGACGCATATGCGGATCGAGAACCCCCGGCGCGAGGCGGAGACGGTCCTGGTCGCCGGAGTCCCGCTCAACCGGGTGGACGTGGAGGCGGCGGTCTTCGCGCCGGAGCATATGGCCTCGCTGAACGGGGAGTACGAGGCATTCATCTACGGCGGCGAAGAGGCGGGGGAGACCGTTCTCCGGGTGAGCATGGAGACCCTCGATCCGGCTGGCGCCGACCCGCGCGAGGTCGAGGAGACGTTCCTTGCCGCCCTCTTCCGGTCGGTGCCGGCCCTTGCAGAGGCCTACGAAGACGGGACACTCCGTGTCCTCTGCACCCTCACGCCGCCGGGAGGGCTCGAGCTCCACCGGGTGCCCGGCCGGCCGAAGCGGATCGTGGACCGGCGGTGA
- a CDS encoding DUF2207 domain-containing protein, whose protein sequence is MTERQQIIILVAITLLAGVLAVAGALALPDLLRGSLEVQDYDAVFYENGTFIERYTYDVRSAGEYRMLFRYWDAPLTFAAVDRPHIEFVQMTAPPGTIGYVRNAEGEVRTAAGNPSPSDLAVIRDLAFENEVGLYNPGYFAPGTYTVEYHYRIRPPIEHDDQWAHLNLRLVDEHVPYRNLRIALPFAGYIEEVYTHPPTLEVERTADAVIITGSAPQGDSLNVEMILDPAFMEEIDGFPQFVSDVRQQAADANRWSPLLYGAASVLYWLAILLVLLMPFILLGVYIRYGREKPFTVPEYLSFTPNTALKPWQVNLLFKGDALEFDDNGFYATVLDLHRQGKIVVTEKPEGGGVTVRIVSGESTDPYEQRVLNFLANIADDHVVDTAELTALAETARRSPGYQHRIMQYQQSLTALSRNVDTTLSRRYIRDGRELVLPLVFLGAIPCGLAILAFILAPGAVNLLIPAGILFFIVAVQVGIAALFPSTLFGIWKDDHYKEKLEWDAFAYFLSDLALIRQYSPADLSMWGEWLVYATALGLGDKVEQAMKNLNISLPDVGVPLYSNMPMIFAPIVLFSPPSSGGGFGGGGGGSFGGGGGFGGGGVGGR, encoded by the coding sequence ATGACTGAACGGCAGCAGATCATCATCCTTGTTGCCATCACCCTTCTTGCCGGGGTGCTGGCGGTCGCGGGAGCCCTTGCTCTCCCCGACCTTCTCCGGGGCAGCCTGGAAGTCCAGGATTACGATGCCGTCTTTTACGAGAACGGGACGTTCATCGAGCGCTACACCTACGACGTCCGTTCCGCGGGGGAGTACCGGATGCTCTTCCGTTACTGGGACGCACCGCTCACCTTCGCCGCCGTCGACCGGCCGCATATCGAGTTCGTCCAGATGACCGCCCCGCCCGGGACCATCGGTTACGTCAGGAACGCGGAGGGCGAGGTGCGGACGGCCGCCGGGAATCCGAGCCCCTCGGACCTTGCGGTGATCCGGGACCTCGCGTTCGAGAACGAGGTGGGCCTCTACAACCCCGGCTACTTCGCGCCGGGGACCTACACGGTGGAGTACCACTACCGGATCCGGCCGCCGATCGAGCACGACGACCAATGGGCGCACCTGAACCTCCGGCTCGTCGACGAGCATGTCCCCTACCGGAACCTCCGGATCGCCCTGCCGTTCGCCGGGTATATCGAGGAGGTCTACACTCATCCCCCGACCCTCGAGGTCGAGCGGACGGCGGATGCCGTCATCATCACGGGGAGCGCCCCGCAGGGCGACTCTCTGAACGTCGAGATGATCCTCGATCCGGCGTTCATGGAAGAGATCGACGGGTTCCCGCAGTTCGTCTCCGATGTGCGGCAGCAGGCTGCCGACGCCAACCGCTGGTCCCCTCTCCTCTACGGGGCGGCGAGCGTCCTCTACTGGCTTGCGATCCTTCTCGTCCTCCTGATGCCGTTCATCCTTCTCGGCGTGTATATCCGCTACGGCAGGGAGAAACCGTTCACGGTGCCGGAGTACCTGAGTTTCACGCCGAACACCGCGCTCAAGCCCTGGCAGGTGAACCTCCTCTTCAAGGGCGACGCTCTTGAGTTCGATGACAACGGGTTCTACGCGACGGTCCTCGACCTCCACCGGCAGGGGAAGATCGTGGTGACGGAGAAGCCGGAGGGCGGAGGGGTCACGGTCCGGATCGTCTCAGGGGAGTCGACCGATCCCTACGAGCAGCGGGTCCTCAACTTCCTTGCCAACATCGCCGACGACCACGTCGTGGATACCGCCGAACTTACGGCGCTCGCCGAGACCGCCCGGCGGAGCCCGGGTTACCAGCACCGGATCATGCAGTATCAGCAGTCGCTCACCGCTCTCTCCCGGAATGTGGACACCACGCTCTCCCGGCGGTATATCCGCGACGGCCGCGAGCTCGTCCTTCCGCTCGTCTTCCTCGGGGCCATCCCCTGCGGGCTTGCGATCCTCGCGTTCATCCTGGCGCCGGGTGCGGTCAATCTTCTGATCCCGGCCGGCATCCTCTTCTTCATCGTCGCGGTCCAGGTCGGGATCGCGGCCCTCTTCCCCTCGACCCTTTTTGGGATCTGGAAGGACGACCACTACAAGGAGAAACTCGAGTGGGACGCGTTCGCCTACTTCCTCTCGGACCTCGCCCTGATCCGGCAGTACTCTCCTGCCGACCTCTCGATGTGGGGCGAATGGCTGGTCTACGCGACCGCCCTCGGCCTCGGCGATAAGGTCGAGCAGGCGATGAAGAACTTGAACATCAGCCTCCCGGACGTCGGGGTGCCGCTCTACTCGAATATGCCGATGATCTTTGCTCCCATCGTCCTCTTCTCCCCGCCCTCGAGCGGCGGCGGCTTCGGTGGCGGCGGCGGCGGGTCGTTTGGGGGCGGCGGCGGCTTCGGCGGCGGCGGCGTCGGGGGACGCTGA
- a CDS encoding putative hemolysin: protein MTRAYPGYPVILLTLLGAVIACGCMAAGGEDLPADRISGNGTVTYVDLEGGFYGIVGEGGRYLPVNLPEEFRQDGLRVRFVADPLKDTATLQQWGTPVEIVEIETADTRRTVAANGTITYVDLEGGFYGIVDDEGRRFLPQDLPEEYRVDGIRVAFSADVLDGGAGIHMWGTPVTLSSIERIDGVLLVSGNGTITYVDLEGGFYGLLADDGRRYLPLDLNETWQVDGVNVTFVGRVLEDVATIQQWGVPVEVLAIDSAGNTTYVAETGTVTYVDLEGGFYGIVTDGGERFLPLNLNETWRVDGMRIAFAGKIARDVATIQQWGTPVEIIAVPWSCATCGVSAGIADPAAVWCIEQGYAYETRKNPDGSEYGVCILTNGTAVDAWDLYRQNH, encoded by the coding sequence ATGACGCGAGCATATCCGGGCTATCCGGTTATCCTTCTTACACTCCTCGGCGCCGTCATCGCCTGCGGGTGCATGGCCGCCGGCGGAGAGGATCTGCCGGCCGACCGTATCTCCGGGAACGGGACGGTCACATACGTCGATCTCGAGGGCGGGTTCTACGGTATCGTCGGAGAGGGCGGACGCTACCTCCCCGTGAATCTGCCCGAAGAGTTCCGGCAGGACGGTCTCCGGGTCAGGTTCGTCGCCGATCCCCTGAAGGACACGGCGACCCTCCAGCAGTGGGGGACGCCGGTCGAGATCGTCGAGATCGAGACAGCCGATACCCGCCGCACGGTCGCGGCGAACGGCACGATCACCTATGTCGACCTCGAGGGCGGGTTCTACGGGATCGTCGACGATGAAGGGCGACGTTTCCTCCCCCAGGACCTCCCTGAGGAGTACCGGGTCGACGGTATCCGGGTGGCCTTCAGTGCCGATGTGCTGGACGGGGGGGCCGGGATCCATATGTGGGGGACCCCGGTGACCCTCTCCTCCATCGAGCGGATCGACGGGGTCCTGCTCGTATCGGGGAACGGCACGATCACCTACGTCGACCTTGAAGGCGGGTTTTACGGGCTCCTTGCCGACGACGGGAGACGGTATCTTCCGCTTGACCTGAACGAGACCTGGCAGGTGGACGGTGTGAACGTCACCTTCGTCGGCCGGGTGCTGGAGGATGTCGCGACCATCCAGCAGTGGGGCGTCCCGGTCGAGGTCCTCGCCATCGATTCGGCCGGCAACACGACCTATGTCGCGGAGACCGGGACGGTCACTTACGTCGATCTCGAGGGCGGGTTCTACGGGATCGTCACCGACGGCGGCGAACGCTTTCTCCCGCTCAACCTGAACGAGACCTGGCGGGTCGACGGGATGAGGATCGCCTTCGCCGGCAAGATCGCCCGCGATGTCGCGACCATCCAGCAGTGGGGGACTCCGGTCGAGATCATCGCCGTCCCCTGGTCGTGTGCGACATGCGGCGTGAGCGCCGGCATCGCCGACCCGGCCGCTGTCTGGTGTATCGAACAGGGTTACGCCTATGAGACCCGGAAGAACCCCGACGGCAGCGAATACGGTGTCTGCATCCTTACAAACGGCACCGCTGTCGACGCCTGGGACCTCTACCGGCAGAACCACTAA
- a CDS encoding STAS domain-containing protein, producing MDVSVSERDDTAIVSVDGRIDAESAERLDKAIGGVLARGGRKVLVNLEKAAYMSSSGLRVLLGKMRDLRRTDGDLALCSVRPEVYQVFLLAGVHEVFPIYVGLDEIFDERDEEKQESP from the coding sequence ATGGACGTTTCGGTCAGCGAGCGGGACGATACGGCAATCGTATCGGTGGACGGCAGAATCGATGCGGAATCGGCGGAACGCCTGGATAAGGCGATAGGCGGAGTGCTGGCACGCGGCGGGCGAAAGGTGCTCGTGAACCTGGAGAAAGCGGCTTACATGAGCAGCAGCGGTCTGAGGGTCCTGCTCGGGAAGATGCGCGACCTGCGGCGGACGGACGGCGATCTGGCGCTCTGCTCGGTCCGGCCCGAGGTCTACCAGGTCTTCCTGCTCGCGGGGGTGCACGAGGTCTTCCCGATCTACGTGGGCCTCGACGAGATCTTCGACGAGCGGGATGAGGAGAAGCAGGAGTCGCCGTGA
- a CDS encoding HEAT repeat domain-containing protein: MTDGLIRILRDGSSADRMAASAALAALGPAALPALFSALDDPDPRLRMWAAYTLGTIGDKRAAPALTRALEDGDPGVAKWAADALRRVGAGGCGCRFC, from the coding sequence GTGACGGACGGCCTGATCCGCATCCTCCGCGACGGCAGCAGTGCCGACCGGATGGCCGCGTCGGCGGCACTCGCCGCCCTCGGCCCGGCCGCCCTGCCTGCCCTCTTCTCCGCACTCGACGATCCCGACCCCCGCCTCCGGATGTGGGCGGCCTACACCCTCGGCACGATCGGGGATAAGCGGGCGGCCCCGGCGCTCACGCGGGCGCTTGAGGACGGCGACCCGGGTGTCGCGAAGTGGGCGGCCGACGCCCTCCGCCGGGTCGGGGCCGGGGGCTGCGGCTGCCGGTTCTGTTAA
- a CDS encoding DUF3821 domain-containing protein: MTSEWIRRRGLVILLAVCLLALCAGEAGARGPAINEIQPYDTIFIHEEGLDLSQLRNATTNNPITALQRYQDGNPDRALLKSIPVADDTSFTVQDFLVNGEFGTYHAYNPQDGARALVFIREPQIFLDVVLASPYHHEPLAGLTVSRNTRIAFRVTSPDVGSFYQAGGAYPATVDIVLTTPGGAESTVISGVNLAGQNVSSTRFYTDDPGRPGPIELSGLREYGTYTARAVWRTPAAFDASAPDSEPVTFTVGNRVGVDATPTPTPAVTPTPTATPTPVPTTPAATPTPTVTPTVTVTETMVPATTPTPTAAPLPVAAAIAALGLAVILAGRRR, from the coding sequence ATGACATCAGAGTGGATCCGCAGGCGAGGCCTCGTCATCCTCCTCGCCGTCTGCCTTCTCGCCCTCTGTGCCGGAGAGGCCGGGGCCCGCGGGCCGGCGATCAACGAGATCCAGCCCTACGACACCATCTTCATCCACGAAGAGGGGCTCGATCTCTCGCAGCTCCGGAACGCGACCACGAATAATCCCATCACGGCCCTCCAGAGGTACCAGGACGGCAACCCCGACCGGGCGCTCTTGAAGAGCATCCCGGTCGCCGACGACACCAGTTTCACGGTCCAGGACTTCCTGGTGAACGGGGAGTTCGGGACCTACCACGCCTACAACCCCCAGGACGGAGCGAGGGCGCTCGTCTTTATCCGGGAGCCGCAGATCTTCCTTGACGTGGTGCTCGCAAGCCCCTACCACCACGAACCGCTGGCCGGGCTCACCGTTTCGCGAAACACCCGGATCGCGTTCAGGGTGACGTCCCCGGACGTCGGGTCCTTCTACCAGGCGGGCGGCGCCTACCCGGCGACGGTCGATATCGTGCTCACCACGCCGGGCGGTGCGGAGAGCACCGTCATCAGCGGGGTCAACCTTGCCGGGCAGAACGTCAGCTCGACCCGGTTCTACACCGACGATCCGGGACGACCGGGCCCGATCGAGCTCTCCGGCCTCCGTGAATACGGGACCTACACCGCCCGGGCCGTCTGGAGGACGCCGGCGGCCTTCGACGCCTCTGCTCCCGACTCCGAGCCGGTGACCTTCACGGTGGGCAACCGTGTCGGGGTCGATGCCACCCCGACGCCGACGCCCGCCGTGACCCCGACCCCGACAGCGACACCGACGCCGGTGCCCACGACCCCGGCGGCCACCCCGACGCCGACCGTGACCCCGACGGTGACGGTGACGGAGACGATGGTTCCGGCAACCACCCCGACGCCGACCGCAGCCCCGCTCCCGGTTGCAGCAGCCATAGCCGCGCTCGGTCTCGCCGTCATCCTTGCCGGCCGTCGTCGCTAG
- a CDS encoding LemA family protein: protein MVTTLVDIISLVLIAVVVLVVIGVAAAAIGIYNRFFSLKNSAEATLGQVKVAMKKRLDMIEQLLGAVKSYAAFEKETLTGVTAMRARVGSAGPGDLNELERESRSVLGRLIAVAENYPDLKTSQTVKDLMGSVRGVEDEIARHRYTYNNIAQQYNTMTDTIPSNLIAGVMGFTKLQYLEFGEEIERVPTIAF, encoded by the coding sequence ATGGTGACAACCTTGGTGGACATAATCTCCCTTGTCCTTATCGCTGTCGTGGTGCTGGTCGTGATCGGCGTCGCGGCGGCAGCCATCGGCATCTACAACCGGTTCTTCTCGCTCAAAAACTCCGCCGAGGCGACCCTCGGACAGGTGAAGGTCGCGATGAAGAAGCGGCTGGACATGATCGAGCAGCTCCTCGGTGCGGTGAAGAGCTACGCAGCCTTCGAGAAGGAGACCCTGACCGGGGTGACCGCGATGCGGGCCCGTGTCGGCAGCGCCGGTCCCGGCGACCTGAACGAACTCGAGCGCGAGTCCCGGTCGGTCCTCGGGCGGCTCATCGCCGTCGCGGAGAACTACCCGGACCTCAAGACCTCGCAGACGGTGAAGGACCTGATGGGCTCGGTGAGAGGGGTCGAGGACGAGATCGCCCGGCACCGCTACACCTACAACAACATCGCCCAGCAGTACAACACCATGACCGATACGATACCCTCGAACCTGATCGCCGGCGTCATGGGCTTTACGAAGCTGCAGTACCTGGAGTTCGGCGAGGAGATCGAGCGCGTCCCGACGATAGCGTTCTGA
- a CDS encoding SLC13 family permease, whose protein sequence is MMKKVAFIVASFLVFLAILALPIDPGLLAPEAKSVAAVTVLMILFWVTGVIPHEATALLPLVLFPALGVLSPVKVAESYGNEVIFLFLGGFIIAMSMQRWNLHRRIALHIIRVVGTSPRRLVLGFMLATAFLSMWISNTATAMMMIPIAVAIILTIIPGTDRALELLEGEEQSLARCLIISIPYAASIGGIATIIGSPPNGIFISQLEAIFPDAPTIDFFTWMKFGVPFALTFLLIAWLWLTRVPYRRMLTTLPSARGIIRSELAKLGPISKGERWTLIVFTLTALAWIFAQTKDIGGVVIPGLDMLFPGIKDSTIAIFGALLLFLLPIDAKKGVFTMNWEWAVKIPWGILLLFGGGIALSNGFIQSGLAATIVESLTLIHGLPIVLLLLVVALGVSLATEVSSNTAMAAVLMPIMAVTAISVGINPVILMLTAAACASMAFMLPVATPPNAVAFGSGYISAKDLLRSGWALDIIGVVLWTAFLFTVVLWATGVPLDIPAWAL, encoded by the coding sequence ATGATGAAAAAGGTCGCCTTTATCGTTGCATCCTTCCTTGTCTTCCTCGCGATCCTGGCGCTCCCCATCGATCCCGGCCTCCTCGCCCCTGAGGCAAAGTCCGTCGCGGCGGTCACCGTGCTGATGATCCTCTTCTGGGTCACGGGCGTCATCCCGCATGAGGCGACCGCCCTGCTCCCGCTGGTCCTCTTCCCGGCCCTCGGGGTCCTCTCCCCGGTGAAGGTGGCGGAGTCATACGGCAACGAGGTGATCTTCCTCTTCCTCGGCGGATTCATCATCGCGATGTCGATGCAGCGGTGGAACCTGCACCGGCGGATCGCGCTGCATATCATCCGGGTCGTGGGGACGAGCCCGCGCCGCCTGGTGCTCGGGTTCATGCTCGCAACCGCGTTCCTCTCGATGTGGATCTCGAATACCGCGACGGCCATGATGATGATCCCGATCGCGGTCGCGATCATCCTGACGATCATCCCCGGGACCGACCGGGCGCTTGAGCTGCTCGAGGGAGAAGAGCAGTCGCTCGCACGGTGCCTGATCATCTCCATCCCCTACGCGGCGAGCATCGGGGGGATCGCCACGATCATCGGCTCGCCTCCGAACGGGATCTTCATCTCCCAGCTTGAGGCGATCTTTCCCGACGCACCCACGATAGACTTCTTCACCTGGATGAAGTTCGGCGTTCCCTTCGCCCTGACCTTCCTCCTCATCGCCTGGCTCTGGCTCACCCGGGTCCCCTACCGCCGGATGCTGACGACGCTGCCGAGCGCCCGGGGGATCATCCGGTCGGAGCTCGCGAAACTCGGTCCGATCTCGAAGGGCGAGCGGTGGACGCTCATCGTCTTCACCCTGACGGCTCTCGCCTGGATCTTTGCGCAGACCAAGGATATCGGCGGAGTGGTCATTCCCGGCCTCGACATGCTCTTCCCCGGCATCAAGGACTCTACCATCGCGATCTTCGGGGCGCTCCTCCTCTTCCTTCTCCCGATCGACGCCAAAAAGGGCGTCTTCACCATGAACTGGGAGTGGGCGGTGAAGATCCCCTGGGGTATCCTCCTCCTCTTCGGCGGCGGTATCGCCCTCTCGAACGGGTTCATCCAGAGCGGGCTTGCCGCGACGATCGTCGAGTCCCTCACCCTCATTCACGGCCTTCCGATCGTCCTCCTGCTCCTCGTCGTGGCGCTGGGGGTCTCGCTTGCGACGGAGGTCTCCTCGAACACCGCGATGGCCGCCGTCCTGATGCCGATCATGGCGGTCACGGCGATCAGCGTGGGGATCAACCCGGTCATCCTGATGCTGACCGCCGCGGCTTGCGCCTCGATGGCGTTCATGCTCCCGGTCGCCACCCCGCCGAACGCCGTCGCCTTCGGGAGCGGCTACATATCGGCAAAAGACCTGCTCCGGTCGGGCTGGGCGCTTGACATCATCGGCGTCGTGCTCTGGACGGCTTTCCTCTTCACGGTCGTCCTCTGGGCGACCGGGGTCCCCCTCGATATCCCTGCCTGGGCGCTCTGA